A window of Pseudomonas denitrificans (nom. rej.) genomic DNA:
GCAAGTGCAACACCATGGCGGTGGTGCAGATGGATGGCTGTGCTACCTGCCTGAACTGTGGGCATTCCAAGTGCGGGTGAGCCAGAGCTAAGCAATCTCGAAAGACCGGCCATGGACGACCGGGGCTCCCTGTAGGAGCGGGCCATGCCCGCGATCGCGCGCATGGCGCGCCCCTACAAGGGGCTCATCAGTTTCCGGTAGGCGCAGTGCTCAAAGGAGTGGGCCGGGTCCGCGAACCGTCGCTGAACTAAAGGGCAAACGGCAAACGAATCCCCACCGTCTGCCGCTGCGCCAGCCGTCGCTCGAACTCGCTCGGGTCGTGGATCAGCACGTCCTGCCCGGCGAATGCCTCGGCGGCTATCAGTCGCGACAGCCAGAAGCGCACGCAAGCCACCCGCAGCATCTCCGGCCACAGCTCGGCTTCGAGCGCGGTGAACGGCCGCTTGGCCGCATAGGCCGCCAGCAGGGCGCGGGCGCGCGGGCCGTCGAGGGCGCCGTCGTCCGTCGAGCACCAGTCGTTCACGGTGATCGCCAGGTCGTAAAGCATCCAGCCGGAGCTGGCGTTGTAGAAGTCGATCACCCCGCCAGGTGCGGGCCGTCGAACAGTACGTTGTCGCGGAACAGGTCGGCGTGCAGGTTGGCGCGCGGCAGCGCCGGCTGTTCGGCGAGCAGGCGGGCGATCTCCTCCAGGGCATCGCCCAGCAGGGTCGCGGCGTTGCCGGACAGGTGCGACTGCATCGTCTCGCCTTCGTGCAGCATCCAGCTCAAGCCACGGTCGCTGGGGCGCTCGATGATCCGCTCGCGGGTCGCCAGGTGCAGGCGTGCCAGCAGGTCGCCGACTTCCTGGCAGTGATGGTTGTTCGGCGAGCGTTCGTGACGGCCGGCCAGGCGCGGCTGCAGCAGCGCCGGCTTGCCTTCGAGCTGGCGCAGCGCCTCGCCGTCCTTCGTGCGCAGCGCGTAGGGCACTGGCAGGTCAGCCTCGTGCAGCACGTCGAGCAGTTCGATGAAGAACGGCATCTCCTGCACCGGACCGCGCTCCACCAGGGTCAGGACGAACTCGCCCCGTTCCAGGCTGACGAAGAAGTTGCTGTTCTCCGAGCCTTCCGCGATGCCGCGGAAGTCCCGCAGCCGGCCGAGGCCGTAGGGGGCGAGGAAGTCTTCCAGGACCGAACGTTCCAGAGGCGTGAATACCGACATGCTCAATCCTCTGGAGCGTCGTGGAGGGGAGGGTTTACCAGCTGAAGATCTGCCACTGCGGAATCAGCTTGTCGGGCTGGTCCGAGCGGATGAAGTTGCCGTCGCTGCCGTCCTGGCGCACCAGGAAGTACGGCTTGCCGTGCTTGGGCACGACCTTGATGGCGTAGAGGAATCCGTTCACGCGGTATTCCTGGATGGTCTTGTCGCCCTCCTGGCGGATGGTCACATCCGGTTCCGGCGTCGGGGCATCGTCCGCCGCCAACACGGTGGTCGCGCCAAGACCCAGCAGAGCGGCGAGCAACAGGCGGTTCAACGTACGCATGATAACCTTGTCCCTTTGTCGAATTGGCTACGGACATTTTAGCCCGAGCCCTTCTGAAAAGGTTGATTCCCCTCATGAGCCAAGCACCCCTCGTCCTCGTGGACGGCTCGTCCTACCTGTATCGCGCTTTCCATGCCCTGCCGCCGCTGATGACCTCCAGCGGCATGCCCACGGGAGCGGTGAAGGGCGTGCTGAACATGCTCAAGAGCCTGCGCAAGCAGTACCCGGACAGCCCCTTCGCGGTGGTCTTCGATGCCAAGGGCGGGACCTTCCGCGATGAGATGTTCGCCGAGTACAAGGCCAATCGCCCCTCGATGCCGGACGACCTGCGCGTGCAGGTGGAGCCGCTGCACGCCACCGTGCGCGCCCTCGGCCTGCCCCTGCTCTGCGTGGAAGGGGTGGAAGCGGACGACGTGATCGGCACCCTGGCCCGGCAGAGCGCGGCTGGCGGTCGGGCGGTGGTGATCTCCACCGGCGACAAGGACATGGCGCAGCTGGTCGACGGGCACATTACGCTGGTCAACACGATGACCGGTAGCGTGCTCGATGTGGATGGCGTTAAGGAGAAATTCGGTGTCGGTCCTGAGCTGATCATCGATTACCTGGCACTGATGGGCGACAAGGTCGACAACATTCCCGGCGTGCCCGGTGTCGGCGAGAAGACCGCCCTCGGCCTGCTCACCGGCGTCGGTGGCGGCCTGGATGTGCTCTACGCCAGCCTGAACAAGGTGCCCGAACTGCCGATCCGCGGCGCCAAGGGCCTGCCGGCCAAGCTCGAAGAGCACAAGGACATGGCTTACCTGTCCTACCAGCTCGCCACCATCAAGTGCGATGTTGAACTGAACGTCGAGATCGAAGCCCTGCACCCCGGCGAGCCGGACCGCGAGGCCCTGACCGAGCTGTATCGCACCCTGGAATTCAAGACCGGGTTGGATGATCTGCAACGCCAGGCGGCCAAGGCCGGCAGCCCGCAGCTGGCGCTGGAAGAGGCCCCGGCTGCCGCGGCCGAGAAGCTCTACGAGATCGTTCTGGAGCAACCCCAGTTCGACGCCTGGCTGAAGAAGCTGGAAGCCGCCGAGCTGATCGCCTTCGACACCGAGACCACCAGCCTCGACCCGCAGCAGGCGCAGGTGGTGGGTGTTTCCTTCGCAGTCAAAGAAGGCGAAGCCGCCTATGTGCCGCTGGCCCACAGCTACATGGGCGTGCCGGCGCAGCTGGACCGCGACGCCGTGCTCAAGGCCCTCAAGCCGCTGCTGGAAGACCCGAAGAAGCGCAAGGTTGGCCAGCACGCCAAGTACGACATGAACGTCCTGGCCAACGCCTCGACGCCCATCGCCGTGCAGGGTATCGCCTACGACACCATGCTCGAATCCTACGTGCTGGACTCCACCGCGACCCGCCACGACATGGACAGCCTGGCGCTCAAGTACCTCGGCCATAGCACCATTCGCTTCGAGGACATCGCCGGCAAGGGCGCCAAGCAGCTGACCTTCGACCAGATCGCCCTGGAGCAGGCCGGCCCCTATGCGGCCGAAGACGCCGACGTGACCCTGCGCCTGCACCAGACCCTGTGGCAGAAGCTGGAGGCCATCCCGTCCCTGGCCAAGGTGCTCACCGAGATCGAGATGCCGCTGGTGCCGGTACTGGCGCGCATCGAGCGCAACGGCGCGCTGGTCGATGCCAACCTGCTGGGCAAGCAGAGCGTCGAACTGGGCGAGAAGATGGTCGAGTTGCAGCGCCAGGCCTTTGAGCTGGCGGGTGAAGAGTTCAACCTCGGCTCGCCCAAGCAGCTGGGCGCCATCCTTTATGAAAAGCTCGGCCTGCCGGTGCTGTCCAAGACCGCCACCGGCCAGCCGTCCACCGCCGAGGCCGTCCTGGCCGAGCTGGCCGAGCAGGATTACGAGCTGCCCAAGGTGATCATGCAGTACCGCTCCCTGAGCAAGCTCAAGAGCACCTACACCGACAAGCTGCCGGAGCAGATCAACCCGCGCACCGGGCGCATCCACACCAGCTACCACCAGGCGGTGGCGGCGACCGGCCGGCTGTCCTCCAGCGACCCGAACCTGCAGAACATCCCGATCCGTACCGCCGAAGGCCGGCGCATCCGCCAGGCCTTCGTCGCGCCCAAGGGCTACCAGCTGCTGGCGGCGGACTACTCGCAGATCGAACTGCGCATCATGGCCCACCTGGCCAAGGACGAAGGCCTGCTGGACGCCTTCCGCCATGACCGCGACGTGCACCGCGCCACTGCCGCCGAAGTCTTCGGCGTGCCGCTGGAAGAGGTCACCTCCGACCAGCGCCGCAGCGCCAAGGCGATCAACTTCGGCCTGATCTACGGCATGAGCGCCTTCGGCCTGGCCAAGCAGATCGGCGTCGAGCGCAAGGAGGCCCAGGCCTACATCGACCGCTATTTCGCCCGCTACCCGGGCGTGCTGGCCTACATGGAACGCACCCGCGCCCAGGCCGCCGAGCAGGGCTTCGTCGAAACCCTGTTTGGTCGTCGCCTGTACCTACCGGAAATCGCCTCGAAGAACGGCGCCATGCGCAAGGCCGCCGAGCGCACCGCGATCAACGCACCGATGCAGGGAACGGCCGCGGACATCATGAAGCGCGCCATGGTGGCTGTGGATAACTGGCTGCAGGAAAGCGGCATCGATGCCCGCGTCATCCTCCAGGTACACGACGAACTGGTCCTGGAAGTGCGCGAGGACCTGGTGGACCAGGTCCGCGATGGCATTCGGCCACTGATGAGCGGTGCGGCGGAACTGGACGTACCGCTGGTCGTCGAAGCCGGTGTCGGGGCGAACTGGGATGAGGCGCACTGACGACTGGACGAACGGTCACAAGGCCCGCCAGCCGGGCCTTCTGGCACGATTGTTCAGGCCCTTCGGGGGCGGCCTGAAAAAATCTTTTGTGACCCGCTGAACTTTCCCGCGTGGAGCCGAGTCAGAACTCGTGAATGGCTGGTGAAGCCCTTCGATGCTCCTTTGCAGTGTTTAGTGTTGGCAGATTACTGGACCCCGCCCTAGCGGTCCGGACTTAAACCCCGAACTTCCCCCTCCCCATACGAAGCTCGGGGTTTTTTTTGCCTGCGATTTGGCCTCAGGCCTCCTCGCCGGCCTCCTCTTCTTCCTCGTCCAGCAGCCCCAGCCAACCGGCCAGGACCAGCTGCGCCTCCTCCACGCCCTGGCGCTTGGGTGCCGAGAACAGCTGCAGGGTGGCGACATCGCCCCAGCCGTCGAGGATTTCCTTGCGGGTCTTGAGCAGCGCGTTCTTCGCCGCGCCGTAGGCCAGCTTGTCGGCCTTGGTCAGCAGCACGTGGATCGGCAGCTGGCTGGCCTGCGCCCAGTCGAGCATCAGGCGGTCGAAATCGGTCAGCGGGTGGCGGATATCCATCATCAGCACCACGCCGGCTAGCGCATTGCGGCTGGAGAGATAAGCTTCCAGGTGCTGCTGCCAGTGCAGCTTCAGCGGGATCGGCACCTTGGCGTAGCCGTAGCCGGGCAGGTCGACCAGGCGGCGTTCGTCATCCAGGCGGAAGAAGTTCAGCAACTGGGTGCGGCCGGGGGTCTTGGAGGTCCGCGCCAGGTTCGCGTGGGTCAGTGCGTTCAGCGCGCTGGACTTGCCCGCGTTGGAGCGGCCGGCGAAGGCGACTTCCAGGCCGGAGTCTTCCGGGCACTGGTTCACCTTGGCGGCGGAAATGAGGAAAGTGGCCTGTTGGCAGAGGCCGAGAATCGGGTTTTTCGTAGCGTTATTCGAGGACATGGGTAACTTCGCGGCGGGTGCGACGCGGTGTCGCGGGGGGCGGTTTCGTTTCCGTTTGGGCATCTGAAGTATATAATGCCGCGGATTTTGTGTGCGCTTTATCCCCCAGGGTCGAGCCACACGGGAACGTTGGAGTCCGCGCAATCAAGAACGCGGATGTTCCCTGCGATGAGGATAATCATGAAGAAACTGCTGTTCGCAGCCATCGTTGCCGCGCTGGCATCCAGCGCCCTGGCGGCCCAGGATCCGGAAGCCGTTTTCAACAGAGCCTGTGGCGCCTGCCACAATGGTCAGTTGCCAATGGCGCCGAAAAAGGGCGACGCCGCCGCTTGGAAGCCACGCCTGGACAAGGGCATGGACACGCTGGTGCAACATGTGACCAACGGTTTCAACGCGATGCCGCCTCGCGGCCTGTGCACCGACTGCAGCGCCGAGGATTACCAGACAATTATCCAGTGGATGTCGAAGTAACTCCCAGGCCTTACTCTTTCACCCTTAGCCGTTATTGGATTAGCTGATGAACAAATTGATCGTGAGTCTGCTGTTGACCCTGGGTCTTGTCGGTGTGGCGAACGCCGCTGGCGATGCCAAGGCCGGTCAGGCGAAAGCTGCTGTCTGTGGTGCCTGCCACGGCGCCGATGGCAACAGCATGGCGCCCAACTTCCCGAAACTGGCCGGGCAGGGTGAGCGTTACCTGCTCAAGCAGATGCACGACATCAAGGACGGCAAGCGGACCGTGCTGGAAATGACCGGCCTGCTGACCAACCTCAGCGATGAGGACCTGGCAGACATCGCCGCCTACTTCTCCAGCCAGAACGGCAGCGTCGGCGCTGCCGATCCCAAGCTGGTCGCCCAGGGTGAAGCCCTGTTCCGCGGCGGCAAACTCGCTGAAGGCATGCCGGCCTGCACCGGTTGCCACAACCCGGCTGGCCAGGGCAACGCCGAAGCCGGCTTCCCGCACCTGGGTGGCCAGCACGCGGCCTACACCGCCAAGCAGCTGACCGCCTTCCGCGAAGGCGAGCGCACCAACGACGGCGACGCCATGATCATGCGCAGCATCGCCGCCAAGCTGTCCAACAAGGACATCGCCGCGATCTCCAGCTACATCGAAGGCCTGCACTAAGCAGCCCTTGTGGCGGAAACGCCAGATCGAAAAACTGCTTCGAAAAAAAGGGTGGCTCAGGCCGCCCTTTTTTGCGTCTGCCCCCACTACAATGCTGGAACCGTGTCTGGCCCCTCCGGTCAAACCGCTTCATCCCGCCGCGTGCAGCGTGGCGGTTCCGCTCAGCCAAGGAGTGAACCATGCGTAACCTGATTTTCACCGCCGCTCTTGCCTTCGCCGGCCTGTTCGCCGTCAACG
This region includes:
- the yihA gene encoding ribosome biogenesis GTP-binding protein YihA/YsxC encodes the protein MSSNNATKNPILGLCQQATFLISAAKVNQCPEDSGLEVAFAGRSNAGKSSALNALTHANLARTSKTPGRTQLLNFFRLDDERRLVDLPGYGYAKVPIPLKLHWQQHLEAYLSSRNALAGVVLMMDIRHPLTDFDRLMLDWAQASQLPIHVLLTKADKLAYGAAKNALLKTRKEILDGWGDVATLQLFSAPKRQGVEEAQLVLAGWLGLLDEEEEEAGEEA
- the polA gene encoding DNA polymerase I, whose amino-acid sequence is MSQAPLVLVDGSSYLYRAFHALPPLMTSSGMPTGAVKGVLNMLKSLRKQYPDSPFAVVFDAKGGTFRDEMFAEYKANRPSMPDDLRVQVEPLHATVRALGLPLLCVEGVEADDVIGTLARQSAAGGRAVVISTGDKDMAQLVDGHITLVNTMTGSVLDVDGVKEKFGVGPELIIDYLALMGDKVDNIPGVPGVGEKTALGLLTGVGGGLDVLYASLNKVPELPIRGAKGLPAKLEEHKDMAYLSYQLATIKCDVELNVEIEALHPGEPDREALTELYRTLEFKTGLDDLQRQAAKAGSPQLALEEAPAAAAEKLYEIVLEQPQFDAWLKKLEAAELIAFDTETTSLDPQQAQVVGVSFAVKEGEAAYVPLAHSYMGVPAQLDRDAVLKALKPLLEDPKKRKVGQHAKYDMNVLANASTPIAVQGIAYDTMLESYVLDSTATRHDMDSLALKYLGHSTIRFEDIAGKGAKQLTFDQIALEQAGPYAAEDADVTLRLHQTLWQKLEAIPSLAKVLTEIEMPLVPVLARIERNGALVDANLLGKQSVELGEKMVELQRQAFELAGEEFNLGSPKQLGAILYEKLGLPVLSKTATGQPSTAEAVLAELAEQDYELPKVIMQYRSLSKLKSTYTDKLPEQINPRTGRIHTSYHQAVAATGRLSSSDPNLQNIPIRTAEGRRIRQAFVAPKGYQLLAADYSQIELRIMAHLAKDEGLLDAFRHDRDVHRATAAEVFGVPLEEVTSDQRRSAKAINFGLIYGMSAFGLAKQIGVERKEAQAYIDRYFARYPGVLAYMERTRAQAAEQGFVETLFGRRLYLPEIASKNGAMRKAAERTAINAPMQGTAADIMKRAMVAVDNWLQESGIDARVILQVHDELVLEVREDLVDQVRDGIRPLMSGAAELDVPLVVEAGVGANWDEAH
- a CDS encoding c-type cytochrome, with the translated sequence MKKLLFAAIVAALASSALAAQDPEAVFNRACGACHNGQLPMAPKKGDAAAWKPRLDKGMDTLVQHVTNGFNAMPPRGLCTDCSAEDYQTIIQWMSK
- a CDS encoding DUF2782 domain-containing protein is translated as MRTLNRLLLAALLGLGATTVLAADDAPTPEPDVTIRQEGDKTIQEYRVNGFLYAIKVVPKHGKPYFLVRQDGSDGNFIRSDQPDKLIPQWQIFSW
- a CDS encoding c-type cytochrome; its protein translation is MNKLIVSLLLTLGLVGVANAAGDAKAGQAKAAVCGACHGADGNSMAPNFPKLAGQGERYLLKQMHDIKDGKRTVLEMTGLLTNLSDEDLADIAAYFSSQNGSVGAADPKLVAQGEALFRGGKLAEGMPACTGCHNPAGQGNAEAGFPHLGGQHAAYTAKQLTAFREGERTNDGDAMIMRSIAAKLSNKDIAAISSYIEGLH